One window of Amyelois transitella isolate CPQ chromosome 7, ilAmyTran1.1, whole genome shotgun sequence genomic DNA carries:
- the LOC106133372 gene encoding antichymotrypsin-2 isoform X2, giving the protein MKLLLFLFAVMAASKAETNELLKQANQQITAKLFTEVVKQHPKESVVLSAFSVLTPLAQLSLASDGESHDELLKAIGMPNDDTTKTVFSSLTKDVRSVKGVELKVASKVYIPTNFELNDQFLAVTKDVFDSEVQNIDFLKNDDAAKTINTWVEDHTNNRIKDLVEPSSFDSNTRAVLVNAIYFKGSWKEKFNKNHTQNRKFYVSKDQSVDIPFMYKKDHFLYGESEELNAQLLQLPYEGDEASFLVVLPRDVDGLPALEEKLKNPSLLENAVQNMRSVEVVVYLPKFKIETTTNLKDALENMDVTKIFSSEANLNRLLKGQGDLFVSDAKQKAFIEVNEDGAEAAAANVFIFGRCSTFMLEPTPEFIANKPFYFEIRQSDRPLFTGALKSAVV; this is encoded by the exons ATGAAGCTTCTATTATTCT TATTTGCCGTCATGGCGGCTTCCAAAGCTGAAACTAATGAGCTATTAAAGCAAGCTAATCAACAAATTACAGCAAAATTGTTCACA gaaGTAGTCAAACAGCATCCAAAAGAGAGTGTTGTCTTATCAGCGTTCTCAGTTCTGACTCCCCTTGCCCAGCTGAGCTTGGCGTCGGATGGTGAGTCCCACGATGAACTCCTCAAGGCTATCGGGATGCCCAATGATGACACT acaaAAACAGTATTTTCGTCTTTGACCAAAGACGTACGAAGCGTAAAGGGTGTAGAACTGAAAGTAGCCAGTAAAGTGTACATTCCTACTAACTTCGAGTTGAATGACCAGTTTTTAGCTGTAACTAAAGATGTTTTCGATTCCGAAGTTCAGAATATAGATTTCCTGAAAAATGATGATGCTGCAAAAACTATTAACACATGG GTTGAAGATCACACCAACAACCGCATCAAGGACTTAGTCGAACCTAGCTCTTTTGACAGCAACACCCGGGCTGTTCTGGTCAACGCTATATATTTCAAG GGAAGCTGGAAGGAAAAGTTCAACAAAAACCACACCCAAAATAGAAAATTCTACGTCTCCAAGGACCAATCTGTTGATATTCCGTTCATGTACAAGAAAGATCATTTCTTATATGGAGAGAGCGAAGAACTAAATGCACAG CTATTGCAACTCCCATATGAAGGTGATGAGGCATCCTTCTTAGTTGTGCTACCAAGGGACGTTGACGGTCTACCCGCTTTGGAAGAAAAGCTAAAGAACCCGTCCCTTCTTGAAAACGCTGTCCAAAACATGAGGAGCGTAGAGGTTGTTGTCTACCTTCCAAAATTCAAAATCGAAACCACGACAAACCTGAAAGATGCTCTCGAAAAT ATGGATGTTACCAAAATTTTCTCATCTGAAGCTAATTTGAATCGCCTTCTTAAAGGACAAGGAGACTTATTCGTAAGTGATGCCAAACAGAAGGCCTTCATAGAAGTAAACGAAGACGGTGCTGAAGCCGCAGCTGCCAACG TGTTCATATTTGGTAGATGTAGTACGTTTATGTTAGAACCAACACCTGAATTCATCGCCAACAAGCCATTTTACTTCGAAATTCGACAATCTGATCGGCCTCTATTTACTGGCGCGCTGAAATCCGCGGttgtttaa
- the LOC106133372 gene encoding antichymotrypsin-2 isoform X6 codes for MKLLLFLFAVMAASKAETNELLKQANQQITAKLFTEVVKQHPKESVVLSAFSVLTPLAQLSLASDGESHDELLKAIGMPNDDTTKTVFSSLTKDVRSVKGVELKVASKVYIPTNFELNDQFLAVTKDVFDSEVQNIDFLKNDDAAKTINTWVEDHTNNRIKDLVEPSSFDSNTRAVLVNAIYFKGSWKEKFNKNHTQNRKFYVSKDQSVDIPFMYKKDHFLYGESEELNAQLLQLPYEGDEASFLVVLPRDVDGLPALEEKLKNPSLLENAVQNMRSVEVVVYLPKFKIETTTNLKDALENMDVTKIFSSEANLNRLLKGQGDLFVSDAKQKAFIEVNEDGAEAAAANAFVAETTSLVISEPLQFNADKPFYFELRHHNKPLFNGVYVQ; via the exons ATGAAGCTTCTATTATTCT TATTTGCCGTCATGGCGGCTTCCAAAGCTGAAACTAATGAGCTATTAAAGCAAGCTAATCAACAAATTACAGCAAAATTGTTCACA gaaGTAGTCAAACAGCATCCAAAAGAGAGTGTTGTCTTATCAGCGTTCTCAGTTCTGACTCCCCTTGCCCAGCTGAGCTTGGCGTCGGATGGTGAGTCCCACGATGAACTCCTCAAGGCTATCGGGATGCCCAATGATGACACT acaaAAACAGTATTTTCGTCTTTGACCAAAGACGTACGAAGCGTAAAGGGTGTAGAACTGAAAGTAGCCAGTAAAGTGTACATTCCTACTAACTTCGAGTTGAATGACCAGTTTTTAGCTGTAACTAAAGATGTTTTCGATTCCGAAGTTCAGAATATAGATTTCCTGAAAAATGATGATGCTGCAAAAACTATTAACACATGG GTTGAAGATCACACCAACAACCGCATCAAGGACTTAGTCGAACCTAGCTCTTTTGACAGCAACACCCGGGCTGTTCTGGTCAACGCTATATATTTCAAG GGAAGCTGGAAGGAAAAGTTCAACAAAAACCACACCCAAAATAGAAAATTCTACGTCTCCAAGGACCAATCTGTTGATATTCCGTTCATGTACAAGAAAGATCATTTCTTATATGGAGAGAGCGAAGAACTAAATGCACAG CTATTGCAACTCCCATATGAAGGTGATGAGGCATCCTTCTTAGTTGTGCTACCAAGGGACGTTGACGGTCTACCCGCTTTGGAAGAAAAGCTAAAGAACCCGTCCCTTCTTGAAAACGCTGTCCAAAACATGAGGAGCGTAGAGGTTGTTGTCTACCTTCCAAAATTCAAAATCGAAACCACGACAAACCTGAAAGATGCTCTCGAAAAT ATGGATGTTACCAAAATTTTCTCATCTGAAGCTAATTTGAATCGCCTTCTTAAAGGACAAGGAGACTTATTCGTAAGTGATGCCAAACAGAAGGCCTTCATAGAAGTAAACGAAGACGGTGCTGAAGCCGCAGCTGCCAACG ctTTTGTGGCCGAGACTACCAGCTTAGTAATTAGCGAACCTCTTCAGTTTAATGCTGACAAACCCTTCTACTTTGAACTAAGGCATCATAACAAGCCTCTATTTAATGGAGTGTATGTCCAATAa
- the LOC106133372 gene encoding antichymotrypsin-2 isoform X3, with the protein MKLLLFLFAVMAASKAETNELLKQANQQITAKLFTEVVKQHPKESVVLSAFSVLTPLAQLSLASDGESHDELLKAIGMPNDDTTKTVFSSLTKDVRSVKGVELKVASKVYIPTNFELNDQFLAVTKDVFDSEVQNIDFLKNDDAAKTINTWVEDHTNNRIKDLVEPSSFDSNTRAVLVNAIYFKGSWKEKFNKNHTQNRKFYVSKDQSVDIPFMYKKDHFLYGESEELNAQLLQLPYEGDEASFLVVLPRDVDGLPALEEKLKNPSLLENAVQNMRSVEVVVYLPKFKIETTTNLKDALENMDVTKIFSSEANLNRLLKGQGDLFVSDAKQKAFIEVNEDGAEAAAANVMIGLGASYNPNMATFVADKPFYFELRNQNAPLFSGRLVQAK; encoded by the exons ATGAAGCTTCTATTATTCT TATTTGCCGTCATGGCGGCTTCCAAAGCTGAAACTAATGAGCTATTAAAGCAAGCTAATCAACAAATTACAGCAAAATTGTTCACA gaaGTAGTCAAACAGCATCCAAAAGAGAGTGTTGTCTTATCAGCGTTCTCAGTTCTGACTCCCCTTGCCCAGCTGAGCTTGGCGTCGGATGGTGAGTCCCACGATGAACTCCTCAAGGCTATCGGGATGCCCAATGATGACACT acaaAAACAGTATTTTCGTCTTTGACCAAAGACGTACGAAGCGTAAAGGGTGTAGAACTGAAAGTAGCCAGTAAAGTGTACATTCCTACTAACTTCGAGTTGAATGACCAGTTTTTAGCTGTAACTAAAGATGTTTTCGATTCCGAAGTTCAGAATATAGATTTCCTGAAAAATGATGATGCTGCAAAAACTATTAACACATGG GTTGAAGATCACACCAACAACCGCATCAAGGACTTAGTCGAACCTAGCTCTTTTGACAGCAACACCCGGGCTGTTCTGGTCAACGCTATATATTTCAAG GGAAGCTGGAAGGAAAAGTTCAACAAAAACCACACCCAAAATAGAAAATTCTACGTCTCCAAGGACCAATCTGTTGATATTCCGTTCATGTACAAGAAAGATCATTTCTTATATGGAGAGAGCGAAGAACTAAATGCACAG CTATTGCAACTCCCATATGAAGGTGATGAGGCATCCTTCTTAGTTGTGCTACCAAGGGACGTTGACGGTCTACCCGCTTTGGAAGAAAAGCTAAAGAACCCGTCCCTTCTTGAAAACGCTGTCCAAAACATGAGGAGCGTAGAGGTTGTTGTCTACCTTCCAAAATTCAAAATCGAAACCACGACAAACCTGAAAGATGCTCTCGAAAAT ATGGATGTTACCAAAATTTTCTCATCTGAAGCTAATTTGAATCGCCTTCTTAAAGGACAAGGAGACTTATTCGTAAGTGATGCCAAACAGAAGGCCTTCATAGAAGTAAACGAAGACGGTGCTGAAGCCGCAGCTGCCAACG TAATGATTGGACTTGGAGCTAGTTACAATCCCAATATGGCTACGTTCGTAGCAGACAAACCGTTCTACTTCGAACTGCGGAATCAGAATGCGCCTTTGTTTAGTGGGCGGTTGGTTCAAGccaaataa
- the LOC106133372 gene encoding antichymotrypsin-2 isoform X1 — protein MKLLLFLFAVMAASKAETNELLKQANQQITAKLFTEVVKQHPKESVVLSAFSVLTPLAQLSLASDGESHDELLKAIGMPNDDTTKTVFSSLTKDVRSVKGVELKVASKVYIPTNFELNDQFLAVTKDVFDSEVQNIDFLKNDDAAKTINTWVEDHTNNRIKDLVEPSSFDSNTRAVLVNAIYFKGSWKEKFNKNHTQNRKFYVSKDQSVDIPFMYKKDHFLYGESEELNAQLLQLPYEGDEASFLVVLPRDVDGLPALEEKLKNPSLLENAVQNMRSVEVVVYLPKFKIETTTNLKDALENMDVTKIFSSEANLNRLLKGQGDLFVSDAKQKAFIEVNEDGAEAAAANVFVVDRCSPFMLELTPEFIADKPFYFEIRQSDRPLFTGAMKSAVV, from the exons ATGAAGCTTCTATTATTCT TATTTGCCGTCATGGCGGCTTCCAAAGCTGAAACTAATGAGCTATTAAAGCAAGCTAATCAACAAATTACAGCAAAATTGTTCACA gaaGTAGTCAAACAGCATCCAAAAGAGAGTGTTGTCTTATCAGCGTTCTCAGTTCTGACTCCCCTTGCCCAGCTGAGCTTGGCGTCGGATGGTGAGTCCCACGATGAACTCCTCAAGGCTATCGGGATGCCCAATGATGACACT acaaAAACAGTATTTTCGTCTTTGACCAAAGACGTACGAAGCGTAAAGGGTGTAGAACTGAAAGTAGCCAGTAAAGTGTACATTCCTACTAACTTCGAGTTGAATGACCAGTTTTTAGCTGTAACTAAAGATGTTTTCGATTCCGAAGTTCAGAATATAGATTTCCTGAAAAATGATGATGCTGCAAAAACTATTAACACATGG GTTGAAGATCACACCAACAACCGCATCAAGGACTTAGTCGAACCTAGCTCTTTTGACAGCAACACCCGGGCTGTTCTGGTCAACGCTATATATTTCAAG GGAAGCTGGAAGGAAAAGTTCAACAAAAACCACACCCAAAATAGAAAATTCTACGTCTCCAAGGACCAATCTGTTGATATTCCGTTCATGTACAAGAAAGATCATTTCTTATATGGAGAGAGCGAAGAACTAAATGCACAG CTATTGCAACTCCCATATGAAGGTGATGAGGCATCCTTCTTAGTTGTGCTACCAAGGGACGTTGACGGTCTACCCGCTTTGGAAGAAAAGCTAAAGAACCCGTCCCTTCTTGAAAACGCTGTCCAAAACATGAGGAGCGTAGAGGTTGTTGTCTACCTTCCAAAATTCAAAATCGAAACCACGACAAACCTGAAAGATGCTCTCGAAAAT ATGGATGTTACCAAAATTTTCTCATCTGAAGCTAATTTGAATCGCCTTCTTAAAGGACAAGGAGACTTATTCGTAAGTGATGCCAAACAGAAGGCCTTCATAGAAGTAAACGAAGACGGTGCTGAAGCCGCAGCTGCCAACG TGTTCGTAGTTGATAGATGTAGTCCGTTTATGTTAGAACTAACACCTGAATTCATCGCCGACAAGCCATTTTACTTCGAAATTCGACAATCAGACCGGCCTCTTTTTACAGGCGCGATGAAATCTGCGGTAGTATAA
- the LOC106133372 gene encoding antichymotrypsin-2 isoform X5: MKLLLFLFAVMAASKAETNELLKQANQQITAKLFTEVVKQHPKESVVLSAFSVLTPLAQLSLASDGESHDELLKAIGMPNDDTTKTVFSSLTKDVRSVKGVELKVASKVYIPTNFELNDQFLAVTKDVFDSEVQNIDFLKNDDAAKTINTWVEDHTNNRIKDLVEPSSFDSNTRAVLVNAIYFKGSWKEKFNKNHTQNRKFYVSKDQSVDIPFMYKKDHFLYGESEELNAQLLQLPYEGDEASFLVVLPRDVDGLPALEEKLKNPSLLENAVQNMRSVEVVVYLPKFKIETTTNLKDALENMDVTKIFSSEANLNRLLKGQGDLFVSDAKQKAFIEVNEDGAEAAAANEFGIAYLSASISSPLTFEANHPFAFFLRNGETTLFNGVYIS; the protein is encoded by the exons ATGAAGCTTCTATTATTCT TATTTGCCGTCATGGCGGCTTCCAAAGCTGAAACTAATGAGCTATTAAAGCAAGCTAATCAACAAATTACAGCAAAATTGTTCACA gaaGTAGTCAAACAGCATCCAAAAGAGAGTGTTGTCTTATCAGCGTTCTCAGTTCTGACTCCCCTTGCCCAGCTGAGCTTGGCGTCGGATGGTGAGTCCCACGATGAACTCCTCAAGGCTATCGGGATGCCCAATGATGACACT acaaAAACAGTATTTTCGTCTTTGACCAAAGACGTACGAAGCGTAAAGGGTGTAGAACTGAAAGTAGCCAGTAAAGTGTACATTCCTACTAACTTCGAGTTGAATGACCAGTTTTTAGCTGTAACTAAAGATGTTTTCGATTCCGAAGTTCAGAATATAGATTTCCTGAAAAATGATGATGCTGCAAAAACTATTAACACATGG GTTGAAGATCACACCAACAACCGCATCAAGGACTTAGTCGAACCTAGCTCTTTTGACAGCAACACCCGGGCTGTTCTGGTCAACGCTATATATTTCAAG GGAAGCTGGAAGGAAAAGTTCAACAAAAACCACACCCAAAATAGAAAATTCTACGTCTCCAAGGACCAATCTGTTGATATTCCGTTCATGTACAAGAAAGATCATTTCTTATATGGAGAGAGCGAAGAACTAAATGCACAG CTATTGCAACTCCCATATGAAGGTGATGAGGCATCCTTCTTAGTTGTGCTACCAAGGGACGTTGACGGTCTACCCGCTTTGGAAGAAAAGCTAAAGAACCCGTCCCTTCTTGAAAACGCTGTCCAAAACATGAGGAGCGTAGAGGTTGTTGTCTACCTTCCAAAATTCAAAATCGAAACCACGACAAACCTGAAAGATGCTCTCGAAAAT ATGGATGTTACCAAAATTTTCTCATCTGAAGCTAATTTGAATCGCCTTCTTAAAGGACAAGGAGACTTATTCGTAAGTGATGCCAAACAGAAGGCCTTCATAGAAGTAAACGAAGACGGTGCTGAAGCCGCAGCTGCCAACG AGTTTGGCATAGCATACTTATCTGCCAGTATAAGTAGTCCATTGACATTCGAGGCAAATCACCCATTTGCATTCTTTTTAAGAAATGGCGAAACAACTTTATTTAATGGTGTCTACATAtcttag
- the LOC106133372 gene encoding antichymotrypsin-2 isoform X7: MKLLLFLFAVMAASKAETNELLKQANQQITAKLFTEVVKQHPKESVVLSAFSVLTPLAQLSLASDGESHDELLKAIGMPNDDTTKTVFSSLTKDVRSVKGVELKVASKVYIPTNFELNDQFLAVTKDVFDSEVQNIDFLKNDDAAKTINTWVEDHTNNRIKDLVEPSSFDSNTRAVLVNAIYFKGSWKEKFNKNHTQNRKFYVSKDQSVDIPFMYKKDHFLYGESEELNAQLLQLPYEGDEASFLVVLPRDVDGLPALEEKLKNPSLLENAVQNMRSVEVVVYLPKFKIETTTNLKDALENMDVTKIFSSEANLNRLLKGQGDLFVSDAKQKAFIEVNEDGAEAAAANEFGVEALSLPTELFLNHPFYFQLGTGNNVLFSGVFAQPQ, encoded by the exons ATGAAGCTTCTATTATTCT TATTTGCCGTCATGGCGGCTTCCAAAGCTGAAACTAATGAGCTATTAAAGCAAGCTAATCAACAAATTACAGCAAAATTGTTCACA gaaGTAGTCAAACAGCATCCAAAAGAGAGTGTTGTCTTATCAGCGTTCTCAGTTCTGACTCCCCTTGCCCAGCTGAGCTTGGCGTCGGATGGTGAGTCCCACGATGAACTCCTCAAGGCTATCGGGATGCCCAATGATGACACT acaaAAACAGTATTTTCGTCTTTGACCAAAGACGTACGAAGCGTAAAGGGTGTAGAACTGAAAGTAGCCAGTAAAGTGTACATTCCTACTAACTTCGAGTTGAATGACCAGTTTTTAGCTGTAACTAAAGATGTTTTCGATTCCGAAGTTCAGAATATAGATTTCCTGAAAAATGATGATGCTGCAAAAACTATTAACACATGG GTTGAAGATCACACCAACAACCGCATCAAGGACTTAGTCGAACCTAGCTCTTTTGACAGCAACACCCGGGCTGTTCTGGTCAACGCTATATATTTCAAG GGAAGCTGGAAGGAAAAGTTCAACAAAAACCACACCCAAAATAGAAAATTCTACGTCTCCAAGGACCAATCTGTTGATATTCCGTTCATGTACAAGAAAGATCATTTCTTATATGGAGAGAGCGAAGAACTAAATGCACAG CTATTGCAACTCCCATATGAAGGTGATGAGGCATCCTTCTTAGTTGTGCTACCAAGGGACGTTGACGGTCTACCCGCTTTGGAAGAAAAGCTAAAGAACCCGTCCCTTCTTGAAAACGCTGTCCAAAACATGAGGAGCGTAGAGGTTGTTGTCTACCTTCCAAAATTCAAAATCGAAACCACGACAAACCTGAAAGATGCTCTCGAAAAT ATGGATGTTACCAAAATTTTCTCATCTGAAGCTAATTTGAATCGCCTTCTTAAAGGACAAGGAGACTTATTCGTAAGTGATGCCAAACAGAAGGCCTTCATAGAAGTAAACGAAGACGGTGCTGAAGCCGCAGCTGCCAACG aatTTGGTGTTGAGGCTTTAAGCTTGCCTACAGAATTGTTCCTAAATCACCCCTTTTACTTCCAACTTGGGACTGGCAACAATGTCCTGTTCAGTGGAGTGTTTGCACAGCCCcagtaa
- the LOC106133372 gene encoding antichymotrypsin-2 isoform X4: MKLLLFLFAVMAASKAETNELLKQANQQITAKLFTEVVKQHPKESVVLSAFSVLTPLAQLSLASDGESHDELLKAIGMPNDDTTKTVFSSLTKDVRSVKGVELKVASKVYIPTNFELNDQFLAVTKDVFDSEVQNIDFLKNDDAAKTINTWVEDHTNNRIKDLVEPSSFDSNTRAVLVNAIYFKGSWKEKFNKNHTQNRKFYVSKDQSVDIPFMYKKDHFLYGESEELNAQLLQLPYEGDEASFLVVLPRDVDGLPALEEKLKNPSLLENAVQNMRSVEVVVYLPKFKIETTTNLKDALENMDVTKIFSSEANLNRLLKGQGDLFVSDAKQKAFIEVNEDGAEAAAANVIQGYGASFHPKETTFLADKPFYFELRNQKAPLFSGRLVQAK; this comes from the exons ATGAAGCTTCTATTATTCT TATTTGCCGTCATGGCGGCTTCCAAAGCTGAAACTAATGAGCTATTAAAGCAAGCTAATCAACAAATTACAGCAAAATTGTTCACA gaaGTAGTCAAACAGCATCCAAAAGAGAGTGTTGTCTTATCAGCGTTCTCAGTTCTGACTCCCCTTGCCCAGCTGAGCTTGGCGTCGGATGGTGAGTCCCACGATGAACTCCTCAAGGCTATCGGGATGCCCAATGATGACACT acaaAAACAGTATTTTCGTCTTTGACCAAAGACGTACGAAGCGTAAAGGGTGTAGAACTGAAAGTAGCCAGTAAAGTGTACATTCCTACTAACTTCGAGTTGAATGACCAGTTTTTAGCTGTAACTAAAGATGTTTTCGATTCCGAAGTTCAGAATATAGATTTCCTGAAAAATGATGATGCTGCAAAAACTATTAACACATGG GTTGAAGATCACACCAACAACCGCATCAAGGACTTAGTCGAACCTAGCTCTTTTGACAGCAACACCCGGGCTGTTCTGGTCAACGCTATATATTTCAAG GGAAGCTGGAAGGAAAAGTTCAACAAAAACCACACCCAAAATAGAAAATTCTACGTCTCCAAGGACCAATCTGTTGATATTCCGTTCATGTACAAGAAAGATCATTTCTTATATGGAGAGAGCGAAGAACTAAATGCACAG CTATTGCAACTCCCATATGAAGGTGATGAGGCATCCTTCTTAGTTGTGCTACCAAGGGACGTTGACGGTCTACCCGCTTTGGAAGAAAAGCTAAAGAACCCGTCCCTTCTTGAAAACGCTGTCCAAAACATGAGGAGCGTAGAGGTTGTTGTCTACCTTCCAAAATTCAAAATCGAAACCACGACAAACCTGAAAGATGCTCTCGAAAAT ATGGATGTTACCAAAATTTTCTCATCTGAAGCTAATTTGAATCGCCTTCTTAAAGGACAAGGAGACTTATTCGTAAGTGATGCCAAACAGAAGGCCTTCATAGAAGTAAACGAAGACGGTGCTGAAGCCGCAGCTGCCAACG TAATTCAGGGATATGGAGCTAGTTTTCATCCCAAAGAGACTACATTCTTAGCAGACAAACCATTCTACTTTGAACTGCGAAACCAGAAAGCACCTTTGTTTAGCGGGCGGTTGGTTCAAGccaaataa